Within Pseudomonas tructae, the genomic segment CTGGGTAGTGGCGCTGGCACCATGGCCTACAGCGATAGCCCGGGCGTTGGCTTGTTGCTGTTGATCACCGGCAGCCTGGTTGACCGTAAGGTTGCCCTGGTACTGGGCGCCGGTGGTGTCGATGTTGGCGTTATTGATCACTGGGGGTTGGGCGAGGGCCGGTGTACTGCAGAACATGGCCAGAATCAGCAGCCGATGCTTCATCTCACTGACCTCCGGTCAAGATCTGCAGGGGCGCCAGGCCTTTCTGCACGCTAGAGTTGACCATGTTGGATATGCCGTTGCCGGAGTTGCCGGAGCGTCCGCCAGCCAGATTGGGCAGTTGTGTCTGGTTATTGATATTGCCGCCCAGGTTGCTGGTCTGTTGCGTGATCATGGAACTGATGCCAGCACCGCTGCTGATAGTGGCAAAGTCACCGTCGCTGAGCTCGTTGGTTTGCTTGAGGATCTGCACCGAGGGGTTGGTATTGACCGTGGTCGGGTACGGATCGGGCACCAAGGGGGCGCGCACGGCGTTGCGTGTTTGCACATCGCGGGTAATCACCACGATCCCGTTTTCTGCCTGGACCGGAACGTTGACGCTGGCTCCCAGTACGCAGCTGATCAGCACGAGGCGGTAGATGCCTTTATCAATTTTTCCCACGATGGCAATTCCTTCTTCGGTGCGCTGGCCTTGTTCAGCGTTGCGAGGAAGAGAGCAGAAGCTGTGCCGGTTTTTGTTTTTTATTGGAAAACAACGGCTTGGGACAATTGATCGGGAAGGGTCAAAAAATAGTGTAACGCCACTGAGACACTCACCGCCTGCAGGGTTGGATCCTGCGGGCGCCATGGCGTATCAAGGGCCACAGGCGTCGAGTGTCTCAGGCGCTTAACACTTTCACCTTTACAGACTGCGGCCGCTTTAGATCGCGGTTTTGCGTAGAGGGGAGTGTTTCAGAAATGGACAGTTGTGCGGAAATTGATTCAAGTACCGAGCAAGTGAGCTACGGCGGCAAAGGCCGCCTGCTTGCGCTGTTGCCAGTCACCTTGCAGCACCTGGCAAGGCTGGCGGTGCAGGGTCAGCCAGGCGCCAGTAGCCTGAAAAAACGCCTGGCGTTCGGCCAGTTGCGGCTGGCAGCGTTGCCCGTCGTCGTGCCAGGCGACCGACTCGGGGCTGAGCAGCAAGTGCAGATCGTAATGACGCGCCAGCAAAGCGTCTTCGAGCCACGCCGGGCAGTGGCCAAACAGCGTGCGGCTCCAGAGCATGTTGCTCAACAGGTGGGTATCGAGAATCAGCAGTCGCGGCTGCCGGGCGCGGGCGGCGTCTTCCCAGGCCAACTGCCCGTGGGCAATGGCCGGAATGTCGGCATAGCAGGTATCGCGTGCCTGTTGGTCAATGAAGTGACGGACGTACTCGCCCACCAGCTCACCGCCAAAGCGCCTCTGGATTTCGTTGCCGAGCCAGCTTTTGCCGCTGGACTCAGGGCCGGTGAGCACCAGTACCTTCATGGCAACGCAAGCGCCGGATCGCGTCGCCAATCACGCCAGCCTTGCACCGCTATCAGGGTGAACAGGGCGTAAAGTGCGGCAGTCAGGTACATGGCCTTGGACAGGAACAAACCGACGAAAATCACATCGAGGATGATCCACAGCGGCCAGCACTGCAGACGCTTTTGCGCCATCCACCATTGCGCGACCAGGCTGAAGCCGGTCAAGGCGGCGTCAAGCCAAGGGTGGACAGCGTCGGTCCAGGTCGCCATGGCCGCGCCCAGGCCGAGGCTGCCGAGCAACCCCAGGCCCAAGCCGAAGGCCACTGCATGCGGCTCCAGCAAGCTGACCTGGCGCGCATCGCGCTGGCGGTCCGGGCGTGTCCATTGCCACCAGCCATACAGTTGCAGCACGGCATAGACCAGTTGCAGGAGCATGTCCGAGTACAGCTTCACGTCGTAAAAGATCCAGGTGTACAGCACCACCATCACCAGGCCGATGGGCCAGCACCAGGGGTTCTGCTTGGTCGTGAGCCACACGGCGATGACGCCGAGCACGGCGGCGAACAGTTCGAGGCCGGACATCGGCGTTCCTTGGCAGATTCGAGGGAAGGGCGCCGATTGTACCTTGTGGCGCGCCAGGCGCCACTAGCAAGCGGGATGGGTCTGCACGCTGTGGGAGCGGCGGTGCGACGCCTCGACTCGCCCCGCGATAGCATTTCCCGATTAGACCCGGAACTGTCGCAGCAACTGCTCAAGTTGCCCGCTCAATTGGAACAGCGCCTTGCCCGAATCACTCGAATGCTGCGCCGCCAGGGCCGTTTGCTGCGACAGGTCGGCAGTCTCGGTGACGTTGCGGTTGATCTCCTCGACCACATGCGACTGTTGCAAGGTGGCGCTGGCAATCGAGGCGTTGAGCGCGGTCAGGTTGTGCAGGGCCTGGCTGATGGCATCCAGGCTGACCCCGGCTTCACTGGCCTGCTCGACGGTCTGGCGCGAGGCTTGGCTGCTGGCATCGATGGCTTTTACCGCAGCTTCCGATTGGCCTTGCAGGTGTTCGATCATGCTCTGGATTTCAGCGGTGGACTGCTGGGTGCGCTGGGCCAGCAGGCGTACCTCGTCGGCCACCACCGCAAAGCCGCGACCCTGCTCGCCGGCCCGCGCAGCCTCGATGGCGGCGTTGAGGGCCAGCAGGTTGGTTTGTTCGGCAATTGAGCGAATCACCTCCAGGACACTGCCGATGCGCGTGCTCTGGCCGGCCAGGGCGCGGATCACCTGGACCGCCTCGTCAATGGTCGTCGACAGTTGGTCGATGCGCTGCAGGCTGCCGTGAATGCTGTGCTGGCCTTGCTCGGCACGCAGCTGGGCATCGTGCATTTCGCTGGAAGCCTGTTCGGCGTTCTTGGCTACATCCTGGACCGCGTAGGTCACTTCGTTGATTGCCGTGGCTACTTGCTCCATTTGTTGCGACTGTTGCTCGCTACGCTGCTGGGCCTGGCCGGCGTTGCTGCCGACGTCGTTGGCCGATTGCGCCAAGGCATGTACCGCGCCCTGCAGTTGGCTGATCACCCCCTGCAACTTGCTGGTAAAGCTGTTGAAGTGGGTGCCCAGCTGAGTGACTTCATCAAAGCCGTGGGTGTCCAGGCGCCGGGTCAGGTCACTCTCGCCACTGGCGATGGTGGCCATGGCGTCGACCGCTTCCTGCAGCGGTCGGGCGATGCTGCGGGCGATCAGGACCACCAGCAGGGCCATGACCAGGGCGATACCCAGGCCAAGGATCGAGGCATCGCGCAGTTGGCGCAGGAACTCGGCCTGCATGTCGTCGATGTACACCCCCGAGCCGATCACCCAGCCCCAGGGCTGGAACAGCTGCACATACGAAGTTTTTTTCACCGGCTCGCTGGCCCCGGGCTTGGGCCAGCGGTAGTCGATGCTGCCGGCGCCCTTGGCCTTGGCCAGCGCCGCCATCTCGTTGAACAGGGCAAAGCCGTCCGGGTCACGAATCGCCGAGAGGTCCTGGCCATCGAGCTTGGGGTTGGCCGGATGCATGATCATCTTCGGCCCCAGGTCGTTGATCCAGAAATAGTCATTCTGGTCATAGCGCAAACCGCGTACCACGCTCAGGGCCTGTTGCTGGGCCGCCTCGCGAGTAAGGCTGCCGGCCGCCTCCAGGCCCTGGTAGTAGGCCAGGATGCCGGCAGCGGTCTGCACCACGTGGCGGGTCTTTTCCGCCTTGGCCTGGTACAGGTCGCCATGGATCTGGCGCAGCATCAGCAGTCCGAGGGTCACCAGCATCACCACGGCCACCACCAGGATCAGCCACAAGCGGCGGCTGATCGACATACTACGAAGCGTTTTCATGGAATGCGTACCCCAGTTCTTTTTGTTGTCTTGCCCATGCAAGCACGGTTTATCCGCCGAACCTACTCGACCAAGGGCTAAGTGCCTGATTCGCTGAGCCCTGTTGCGTTGTACCAGCAGCGTTTAGCCCAGAGGTCTGATAGGATTTCGGCCTCGACGGGATAAACCTGAAGGCCGCGTGAACTTTTCTGCTGGCTTTGCGACCAACTGTCGCTTGTAGAACGGCCAGGCGTTGAACAGCCATTGGCAATTAAAAGACTTTAACGGGGCGTGCCGCAGGCATTGCCTCACGGGGGAAACATGGATCTTTGGACCGGCCTGCAGGCTGTCATTCTAGGTATTGTCGAAGGCTTGACGGAGTTCTTGCCGATTTCCAGTACCGGCCACCAGATCGTCGTCGCCGATCTGATCAACTTCGGTGGTGAACGGGCCATGGCCTTCAACATCATCATCCAGTTGGGTGCGATCCTGGCGGTGGTCTGGGAGTTTCGCCGCAAGATCCTTGAGGTGGTGGTGGGGCTGCCACGTCAACGCCAGGCCCAGCGCTTCACCGTCAACCTGCTGATTGCCTTCATGCCGGCAGTGGTGCTGGGCGTGTTGTTCGCCGACCTCATCCACGAGTACCTGTTCAACCCTGTTACCGTCGCTGCGGCGCTGGTTGTAGGTGGGGTGATCATGCTCTGGGCCGAGCGCCGCGAGCATGTGATCCGCGTCGACCAGGTCGACGACATGCGCTGGAGCGACGCCCTGAAAATCGGCTGTGCCCAGTGCCTGGCGATGATTCCGGGGACTTCGCGCTCGGGCTCGACCATCATTGGCGGCCTGTTGTTCGGCCTGTCGCGCAAAGCGGCCACCGAGTTTTCGTTCTTCCTGGCCATGCCGACCATGGTCGGTGCTGCGGTGTACTCGGGCTACAAGTACCGTGACCTGTTCCAGCCCGACGATTTCCCGGTGTTCGCCATCGGTTTCGTGGTCTCGTTCATCTTCGCCATGATCGCCGTGCGCGGCCTGCTCAAATTCATCGCCAACCACAGCTATGCAGCCTTTGCCTGGTACCGCATCGTGTTTGGCTTGATCATCCTCGGCACCTGGGCATTCGGCTGGGTCGACTGGGCCACGGCGCACGGTTGAACATGAGCCGTCGTCAGCCGCAACCGCGCCGCGCAACCTCTGCCAGCGGCGCCCTGCACAACCCCCGGAGCAAGTGGCTGGCCTTCGCTGGCTTGTGCGTGCTACCCGTAGCGGGCGCTTTGCAGATGCTGTTGAGCGGGCAGTCGTGGCTGCCGGCGCTGGCCTACCCACTGGCCAGCCTGGCGAGCTTCCTGCTGTACTGGCGCGACAAGCAACAGGCCCGCAACCAGGCCTGGCGTACCCCGGAGAAGGTCCTGCATGCCAGTGAGCTGCTGGGCGGCTGGCCGGGTGCGTTGCTGGCGCAGCAACGCTTTCGCCACAAGACCCGCAAGCTGTCGTTCCAGGCAAGCTTCTGGGGCATTGTCGCTGTGC encodes:
- a CDS encoding AAA family ATPase — protein: MKVLVLTGPESSGKSWLGNEIQRRFGGELVGEYVRHFIDQQARDTCYADIPAIAHGQLAWEDAARARQPRLLILDTHLLSNMLWSRTLFGHCPAWLEDALLARHYDLHLLLSPESVAWHDDGQRCQPQLAERQAFFQATGAWLTLHRQPCQVLQGDWQQRKQAAFAAVAHLLGT
- a CDS encoding methyl-accepting chemotaxis protein; translation: MEQVATAINEVTYAVQDVAKNAEQASSEMHDAQLRAEQGQHSIHGSLQRIDQLSTTIDEAVQVIRALAGQSTRIGSVLEVIRSIAEQTNLLALNAAIEAARAGEQGRGFAVVADEVRLLAQRTQQSTAEIQSMIEHLQGQSEAAVKAIDASSQASRQTVEQASEAGVSLDAISQALHNLTALNASIASATLQQSHVVEEINRNVTETADLSQQTALAAQHSSDSGKALFQLSGQLEQLLRQFRV
- a CDS encoding undecaprenyl-diphosphate phosphatase yields the protein MDLWTGLQAVILGIVEGLTEFLPISSTGHQIVVADLINFGGERAMAFNIIIQLGAILAVVWEFRRKILEVVVGLPRQRQAQRFTVNLLIAFMPAVVLGVLFADLIHEYLFNPVTVAAALVVGGVIMLWAERREHVIRVDQVDDMRWSDALKIGCAQCLAMIPGTSRSGSTIIGGLLFGLSRKAATEFSFFLAMPTMVGAAVYSGYKYRDLFQPDDFPVFAIGFVVSFIFAMIAVRGLLKFIANHSYAAFAWYRIVFGLIILGTWAFGWVDWATAHG
- the pnuC gene encoding nicotinamide riboside transporter PnuC, which translates into the protein MSGLELFAAVLGVIAVWLTTKQNPWCWPIGLVMVVLYTWIFYDVKLYSDMLLQLVYAVLQLYGWWQWTRPDRQRDARQVSLLEPHAVAFGLGLGLLGSLGLGAAMATWTDAVHPWLDAALTGFSLVAQWWMAQKRLQCWPLWIILDVIFVGLFLSKAMYLTAALYALFTLIAVQGWRDWRRDPALALP
- a CDS encoding DUF1294 domain-containing protein — protein: MSRRQPQPRRATSASGALHNPRSKWLAFAGLCVLPVAGALQMLLSGQSWLPALAYPLASLASFLLYWRDKQQARNQAWRTPEKVLHASELLGGWPGALLAQQRFRHKTRKLSFQASFWGIVAVHQVFWVDHLLLGGRWLGAALAPVLR